The following DNA comes from Alkalispirillum mobile.
GCTGGTGCTGGACGTGGACGGCGTGCTCACCGACGGCAGCGTCTACATCGGTGCCGAGGGCGAGCTCTGCAAGGCCTTCCACATCCACGACGGCAAGGGCATCCGCCTGCTGCAGCAGTCCGGGGTGGACATCGCCCTGCTGACCGCACGGCGCTCGACCCTGCTGGAGCGGCGCGCGCAGGAACTGCAGATCGAGCATCTTATTCAGGGCTCCGGACGCAAGGGCGCCGATCTGGACGGCCTGTTACAGCGCTTGGGCGTACCGGCCGAGGCCTGCGCCTACATGGGCGATGACCTGCAGGATCTCCCGGCCCTGCGCCGGGTCGGGCTGGCTGTCACGGTCGCCGACGGGCACCCCCTGCTCGCCCGTCACGCCCACCTGCAGACCGCCCGCGCCGGTGGCCGGGGCGCGGTCCGGGAGCTTTGCGAACTCATTCTGGCCGCCCGCGGCCAGCTGGATACCCTGCTGCAGGCCCATGAAGACGCGGATTAAACCGCCCCGACTGTTCACGGTCATCGTTATCGGTCTGCTGATCGGCGTTGCCTGGCTGATCGCGGACCGCCCGGACCGGGCGCCACCCCGCCCCGAACCGGTCATCCCGGAGCGGGAACGGGCCGATTACTTCATGGAGGGGTTCACTATCCACGCCGCCGACGAGAGTGGCGCCTGGCGCTACCGGCTGACCGCGGACGATCTCTACCACTACCCCGAGCGCGAGGTCTGGGAGTTCACCCGCCCCGAGGTGGAGATGTTCGCCGCCACCGGGGCCAACTGGTACGGTACCGCGCCACGGGGCAGCGCCTGGGACGAGGCCGAACGCGTGCTACTGCACGAGGACGTCCACTTCTGGCGCCCGGAGAGCCCAGTCAACCGTCCACTGCAACTGGACACCTCTGAGCTTTGGCTCTACCCCGAGGAGGACGTGGCGGAGACAGAGGAACACGCCATACTGCGCCAGGACGCCTCCCACACCGAGGGCGTGGGGGCCAAAGCCTGGCTCAAACGTCAGCAGATCGAATTGAAATCCGAGGTAAAGGGTCATCATGAACTGCCGTAACGCCGCGGCCGCCCTGGTCACCGCCCTGACCTGCCTGGTGCTCATCACCGGGGCGCAGGCCCGCACCCCTGACCGCGAGCAGCCCATAGACCTGGAATCGAATCGCGCCGAAATCGACAACGTACGCGGCATCAGCACCTATACCGGGGACGTGGTCCTCACCCAGGGCAGCATGGTGATCACCGGCGACCGCATGGTGGTCCACACCCGCGAGGCCGATGACCGCCGGGTACTCGACCGGATCGAGGTGGACGGCAGCCCCGCCACCTACGAGCAACTGCCGGAGGACCAGACCGACAAAGTGCACGCCGAGGCCCCGCGGATGGAGTACTACAGCCGCGGCCCGCAGCGGATTTACCTGCTGCAGGGCGCAGAGCTGTGGCAACGGGAAAACCGCATGTCCGGCGAGGAGATCCGGGTCAACCTGGAGACCCAGGAGGCACAGGCGGAGGGCCGCGAGGACCGGCGCACGCGCACCATCTTCTTCCCGGCCGAGGAGACCGACGACCCATGAGTCGTCTGGAAGCCCGGTCCCTGGTCAAGCGCTACCGCCGCCGCACCGTGGTGGAGGAGGCCTCGCTGACGGTGAACGCCGGCGAGATCGTCGGCCTGCTCGGCCCCAACGGCGCGGGCAAGACCACCTGCTTCTACATGGTGGTGGGGCTGGTGCGCGCCGACGGTGGCCAGATCCTGCTCAACGGCGAGGACATCACCGCCCTGCCCATGCATGCCCGGGCCCGCAAGGGCGTCGGCTACCTGCCGCAGGAGGCCTCGGTGTTCCGCAAGATGACCGTGGCCCAGAACATCATGTCCATCCTGGAGACACGCCCCGAGCTGAGTCGCAAGGGCCGCGAGGAGCGACTCCAGGCCCTGCTGGACGAGTTCCACGTGCCGCATCTGGCCAACCAGAATGGCATCAGCCTCTCGGGCGGGGAGCGGCGGCGGGTGGAGATCGCCCGGGCGCTGGCCGCCGACCCGCAGTTCATCCTGCTGGACGAGCCCTTCGCCGGCGTTGACCCCATCTCTGTGGTGGATATCCAGCACATCATCCGCCAGCTCACCGAGCGCGGGATCGGCGTGCTGATCACCGACCACAACGTGCGGGAAACCCTGGGTATCGTGGAGCGGGCCTACATCCTCAGCCAGGGCCGGGTCATTGCCCGCGGCAGTGCCGACGAGGTTCTGGCCAACCAGGCCGTCCGCGAGGTCTACCTGGGGGAGCATTTTCGGCTTTGACCCCCTTTCCGCGGTAAACTGGGAGTACAGGCAGATACCCGGCCCGGCAATGGGCTAGCATGGGATTATCAAAGCGGTGCGTGCCACGACATACATGAAAACAAAGCTCACCCACATCACGATCAATCAGAACGGCCCCCGGGCCCGTTGGGATCGGTCATGAAGCAGTCGCTGCAACTCAAGCTCGGCCAGCAACTCACCATGACACCCCAGCTGCAGCAGGCCATCCGCCTGTTGCAGCTCTCCACCCTGGATCTGCAAATGGAGATCCAGCAGCAGCTAGAGTCCAACGTCATGCTGGAAATGGCCGAGGACGAGCAATTGGAGGACGAGCAGCGGTCGGAGGCGGACGAAGCTGACCAGAACACCGCCGACGAGCCGGGCGAGGACACGAGCGGCGAAGAGCAGAGCGATGCCGAAGCCCCCGCCGCCGAGGAGCCCGCCGCCAGCCAGCAGGACGACATCCCTGACGACCTTCCGCTCGACTCCAGCTGGGACGAGATCTACGACGGCAGCACCCCCTGGAGCCAGCCCGACAGCGAGGATGAGGACCGCGACCCCTGGGCCAACCGCTCCGGTGGCGGTGAAAGCCTCCACGAGCACCTCACCTGGCAGGCTGAGCTCACCCCCTTTACCGAGCAGGACGCCGTCATCGCCCAGGTCATCATCGACTCGGTGCGCGACGACGGGTATCTGGGTGCCGACATCGAAGAACTGATCTCCGCCCTGCCCGCCGAGTGGGAGGTGGAGCCCGAGGAGGTCGAGGCGGTCCTGCGCCGCATCCAGCACTTCGACCCGGTAGGCGTGGCGGCACGCGACCCGCGTGAAGCGCTGCTCATCCAGCTTGAGCAGCTGCCGCCCGACACCCCGCTGCTCACCGAGGCCCGCACGCTGGTGGACCAGTACCTGGACATGCTGGTGCAGCGCCAGTACGCCCAGCTGTGCCGGCGCATGAAGCTCAACCAGGAGCAACTGCGCGAGGTGCTGGCCCTGGTCCAGACCCTGGACCCGCGGCCCGGCTCCCAGATCAGCGACGACGAGACCCAGTACGTGGTCCCGGACGTGGTGGTGCGCCGCATTCACGGCCGCTGGCAGGTGGAGCTCAACCCCGACACGGCCCCGCGGCTGCGGGTCAACAGCTACTACGCCAGCCTGATCAAGCGCGCCGACAACAGCAGCGACAACACCACCCTGCGCAACCACCTGCAGGAGGCGCGCTGGTTCATCAAGAGCCTTCGCAGCCGCAACGACACTCTGCTGAAAGTGGCCCGTTGCATCGTCGAGCGCCAGCAGGGCTACTTCGACCACGGCGAGGAGGCCATGCAGCCGCTGGTCCTGCGCGAGGTGGCCGAGGCGGTGGACATGCACGAATCCACCATTTCCCGGATCACCACCCGCAAGTACATGCACACCCCGCGGGGCACGCTGGAGTTCAAGTACTTCTTCTCCAGCCACGTGCAGACCGTGGATGGCGGCGAGTGCTCGGCCACCGCCATCCGCGCCCGTATCCGGCGACTGGTCGCCGACGAGAACCCGGCCAAGCCACTCAGTGACAGTCGCATTGCAAATATCCTTCAGGAAGAAGGCATAAACGTGGCAAGACGGACCGTAGCCAAGTATCGTGAGGCCATGGCCATCGCCTCGTCATCCGAGCGCAAGCGACTGGCCTGAACCGCAACGTTGAAGGAGGCGGCATGCAAATACAGATAACCGGCCACCATGTGGAAGTCACGGACGCTCTCAAGGACTATGTCCACGACAAGTTCAAGCGCCTGGAGCGCCACTTTGACAACCTGGTGGACAGCCACGTCATCCTCTCCGTGGAAAAGCTTCGCCAGAAGGCGGAAGCCAACCTGCTGATCAGCGGCAACCGGCTGCACGCCGAGACCACCAACGAAGACATGTACGCCGCCATTGACGGCATGGTGGACAAGCTCGACCGGCAACTGGTCAAGCACAAGGAGAAGGTGACCGACCACCACCGCAGGGAGGGCGCTGCGCAGAAGGCAAGTGCAGGGGCCGCGGACGTAGACGCAGAATAGCCACAGCAAACCACTGGCGGCCGGCGTCCTGCCGGCCCCGGCCGCCCTGGGCTGAACATCATCATGAAAATCGCCGAACTCATCACGCCGGACCGAATCCGTTGCGAAGCCGAGGTCAGCAGCAAGAAACGCGTGCTGGAACAGCTCAGCGACCTGCTGACCACGGACGACACCACCCTGGCCGCCCCCCAGGTCTTCGACCGCCTGGTGGCGCGTGAGCGCCTGGGCAGCACTGGCCTGGGCCATGGCGTGGCGCTGCCCCACGCCCGCATGGAGGGCATAGAGCAGGCCCGGGGGGCGCTCATCCGCCTGGGCGAAGGCGTCGACTTCGACGCCTTTGACCGCGAACCGGTGGACCTGCTGTTTGCCCTGGTGGTGCCGGAGCACTTCACGGACGAGCACCTCCAGATCCTGGCCGACCTGGCCGAGATGTTCAGTGACAGCCGCCTGTGCGAGCGGTTGCGGGCCACCGGGGAACCGGAGCGGCTCCACCAGCTGCTGGCCGAGTGGCAGGGTAGTGAGACGGCAGGGTAGCGGCCACCGACACGGCGGCCGCCAGAAGGCGGAGCACCGACATCCATGCAGAACCTCAGGTTGATCATCATCAGCGGCCTGTCCGGGTCCGGAAAGAGTGTGGCGCTGCACACGCTCGAGGATCAGGGCTGGTATTGCATCGACAACCTGCCCGTCGGTCTGCTCAGCGCTTTCGCCCGCCACGTCAACGACAGCTGCCAGGGGGCCAGCGGCCGCTACGCGGTGGGCATCGACGCCCGCAACCGGCCGGAGGACCTGGCCCGCATCCCGGAGATACTCGACGAACTGGGCGGTCTGGGGCTGAACAGCGAGGTGTTGTTCCTGTTCGCCAACCACGAGACCCTCATCACCCGCTTTAGCGAGACCCGCCGCCGCCACCCCCTCAGCGGCGACGATGCCACGCTCGCCGATGCCATCGCCCGGGAAGAGACCCTGCTGGCACCGCTGCGTGCCCGCGCCGACCTGACACTGGACACCAGCGACACCAACGTCCACCAGCTGCGCGACCTGATCCGCGAGCGGGTGGAGCACCAACCCGGCCGGCTCTCGCTGCTCTTCCAGTCCTTCGGCTACAAGCACGGCATCCCGTCCGATGCCGACTACGTGTTCGACGCCCGCTGCCTGCCCAACCCGCACTGGGAGCCCAGGTTGCGTCCGTTCACCGGGCAGGACGCACCGGTGCAGAGCTACCTGGAGGCGCAGCCGGAGGTGGGGCGGCTAATGCAACAGATCGAGGAACTGGTCAGCACCTGGCTGCCCGCCTTCCGCAAGGAGGCACGCAGCTACGTCACCGTCGCCATCGGGTGCACGGGCGGCCAGCACCGGTCCGTCTACCTGGCGGAGCAGCTGGCGCGGCGTTTCGATAACGGCACGGATGCCGTCAGTGTCCGCCACAGGGAGTTAAGCCATTGAGCTGCCAATCCGGGAGCAACCCCCAGGAGCGCCACGGAATCACCACTGTGCCTAGCGAAGAACTCGACATCGTGAACAAGCTGGGGCTGCATGCCCGTGCCGCCGGCCGTTTCTCCGCCCTGGCCTCGGAGTACCCTTGCACCATCCGGGTCACCCGCGGCGAGCGCACGGTGGACGGCAAGAGCGTGATGGGCCTGATGATGCTGGCGGCCGGCTGTGGCAGCCGTATCCAGGTGGAGGCCGACGGCGAACAGGCCGAAGAGGCGCTGACAGCGCTTCGCGACTTGGTGGCGGACGGCTTCGGTGAGGGCACCGGCCCGCAGCGGAGCCATGACACCCCCTCAGACCACTGACCCCCTCCACAGCGCCCGTCCGGGTGCATAATATGGGTGTACGGGGGCCATCATCACAGCCCGCGACGCAATCACCGCCACCATCAGAGGATACCGGGAGCCTATGCAAC
Coding sequences within:
- a CDS encoding KdsC family phosphatase translates to MDTTDSNRPGYHGNVSPAVMERAAGIRLLVLDVDGVLTDGSVYIGAEGELCKAFHIHDGKGIRLLQQSGVDIALLTARRSTLLERRAQELQIEHLIQGSGRKGADLDGLLQRLGVPAEACAYMGDDLQDLPALRRVGLAVTVADGHPLLARHAHLQTARAGGRGAVRELCELILAARGQLDTLLQAHEDAD
- the lptC gene encoding LPS export ABC transporter periplasmic protein LptC — protein: MKTRIKPPRLFTVIVIGLLIGVAWLIADRPDRAPPRPEPVIPERERADYFMEGFTIHAADESGAWRYRLTADDLYHYPEREVWEFTRPEVEMFAATGANWYGTAPRGSAWDEAERVLLHEDVHFWRPESPVNRPLQLDTSELWLYPEEDVAETEEHAILRQDASHTEGVGAKAWLKRQQIELKSEVKGHHELP
- a CDS encoding HPr family phosphocarrier protein yields the protein MPSEELDIVNKLGLHARAAGRFSALASEYPCTIRVTRGERTVDGKSVMGLMMLAAGCGSRIQVEADGEQAEEALTALRDLVADGFGEGTGPQRSHDTPSDH
- the ptsN gene encoding PTS IIA-like nitrogen regulatory protein PtsN; translated protein: MKIAELITPDRIRCEAEVSSKKRVLEQLSDLLTTDDTTLAAPQVFDRLVARERLGSTGLGHGVALPHARMEGIEQARGALIRLGEGVDFDAFDREPVDLLFALVVPEHFTDEHLQILADLAEMFSDSRLCERLRATGEPERLHQLLAEWQGSETAG
- the lptB gene encoding LPS export ABC transporter ATP-binding protein; translation: MSRLEARSLVKRYRRRTVVEEASLTVNAGEIVGLLGPNGAGKTTCFYMVVGLVRADGGQILLNGEDITALPMHARARKGVGYLPQEASVFRKMTVAQNIMSILETRPELSRKGREERLQALLDEFHVPHLANQNGISLSGGERRRVEIARALAADPQFILLDEPFAGVDPISVVDIQHIIRQLTERGIGVLITDHNVRETLGIVERAYILSQGRVIARGSADEVLANQAVREVYLGEHFRL
- a CDS encoding RNA polymerase factor sigma-54, which gives rise to MKQSLQLKLGQQLTMTPQLQQAIRLLQLSTLDLQMEIQQQLESNVMLEMAEDEQLEDEQRSEADEADQNTADEPGEDTSGEEQSDAEAPAAEEPAASQQDDIPDDLPLDSSWDEIYDGSTPWSQPDSEDEDRDPWANRSGGGESLHEHLTWQAELTPFTEQDAVIAQVIIDSVRDDGYLGADIEELISALPAEWEVEPEEVEAVLRRIQHFDPVGVAARDPREALLIQLEQLPPDTPLLTEARTLVDQYLDMLVQRQYAQLCRRMKLNQEQLREVLALVQTLDPRPGSQISDDETQYVVPDVVVRRIHGRWQVELNPDTAPRLRVNSYYASLIKRADNSSDNTTLRNHLQEARWFIKSLRSRNDTLLKVARCIVERQQGYFDHGEEAMQPLVLREVAEAVDMHESTISRITTRKYMHTPRGTLEFKYFFSSHVQTVDGGECSATAIRARIRRLVADENPAKPLSDSRIANILQEEGINVARRTVAKYREAMAIASSSERKRLA
- the lptA gene encoding lipopolysaccharide transport periplasmic protein LptA, which codes for MNCRNAAAALVTALTCLVLITGAQARTPDREQPIDLESNRAEIDNVRGISTYTGDVVLTQGSMVITGDRMVVHTREADDRRVLDRIEVDGSPATYEQLPEDQTDKVHAEAPRMEYYSRGPQRIYLLQGAELWQRENRMSGEEIRVNLETQEAQAEGREDRRTRTIFFPAEETDDP
- the hpf gene encoding ribosome hibernation-promoting factor, HPF/YfiA family; this encodes MQIQITGHHVEVTDALKDYVHDKFKRLERHFDNLVDSHVILSVEKLRQKAEANLLISGNRLHAETTNEDMYAAIDGMVDKLDRQLVKHKEKVTDHHRREGAAQKASAGAADVDAE
- the rapZ gene encoding RNase adapter RapZ: MQNLRLIIISGLSGSGKSVALHTLEDQGWYCIDNLPVGLLSAFARHVNDSCQGASGRYAVGIDARNRPEDLARIPEILDELGGLGLNSEVLFLFANHETLITRFSETRRRHPLSGDDATLADAIAREETLLAPLRARADLTLDTSDTNVHQLRDLIRERVEHQPGRLSLLFQSFGYKHGIPSDADYVFDARCLPNPHWEPRLRPFTGQDAPVQSYLEAQPEVGRLMQQIEELVSTWLPAFRKEARSYVTVAIGCTGGQHRSVYLAEQLARRFDNGTDAVSVRHRELSH